In Lytechinus variegatus isolate NC3 chromosome 13, Lvar_3.0, whole genome shotgun sequence, the DNA window ggagATCAATTCTGAGCAGAATTGATGGCAAAAAGGTCGCTGAATCCACAAGTGGCACAATGACCCAAAATCACTTGAAAAAGTAAATTTTAAGTATCTTTCAGTTTTAGTATTCTCTGGCTATGGTCTATTATTTCACCGAAATTTATAACCCAATTTTCTCTAATTAGATAgtcaaagtgaaaaaaaaaaaacattagccTCAAAATCCATTGTaaaatattccatgaaatgGCACGCAGGTGCccactgaaatattttcaacaaaacaacaCTTGTCTTGCTTGTGTTTGAATCACTGCTATGTCAAGATTTGATATTCATTCGGCAGGAGTAGAcacctggggccgattgcatgAAAGGTTCTTTGTAAGAACCGTCTTTTGTGTCGCCCATTTATTTATGATGCCCCATGTGACTcggattttaaataaaattacctgcaaacatatttcattcatccGTTGAAGtacacaaaatatttgtttatgaaatttgatatatcatgaaatcctatataaattgatatacatgccaattttatttgtttatcatacattttaGAAATATCGAGCATACAGCTTATCATAAAAGATGGTCGACACCAAAGGATGGTCGTTGGAAAGACCCTTTTGTGCAATCGACCCCAGGCTCTTGGTATGTGCATTCATCACTCTGTGACACTTCAAAATCAGGCAactgaaaatgtaaaaatcttTATTATCTTGAAAAGTGATTTAGCACATCAATGGTCGGGTGTGCCACTTTGTGGATTCGGCGATGAAAAGATTGATAATATACATTGTGCTTCTTCCAAGAAACCTTTAAGACAAATCAAAGCGAATGGCTATGGAATACATCCAGGATCCATAACGCACACTAATGCTTGATCTTTGGGCTTGTTTTACACTTGACTCTATTGATCTtcatttgcaatcaatcaaGCATTAAATTGAACTGTATATCAATcgctaattttttttgttacaggccctacaccTTGTTCTCCCTCTATGAATGTGTTAGATAGACATGAACATGTACAAAGTGAGgcagaaaatgatgatgatgggttcttGTAAAGCACCGGTATGGTGCTCAAGCACCATGAGCTGGGCGCTCATGGCGCTTGctcaaaaataagaaatatctcACAAATTTCAATATCTTCAAACAGTGCTTAGGATCATCATTCAGTTCGAGTACTGTCCTAGTAATGCTACAATTGAGTTATTCTTGCGATAATGTTGGAGTGGGGAACAGAAAGGTCTTCAGGAAAGACTCACAAGTTGATTGGGTCTCTGCTCTCCTGATAAATTggggaaggctattccacagcTTTGGTCCAGACATGTAGAAGGCTCTGTCACCCCAGGTTGTGTAGTTGAGAGATTCCCTCAGCAATGCTTGATCTGCTGATCTGATACTGCGTGTTGGTCTATTCTGAGATAAGAGCTCTGATGTGTAGGGTGGAGATTTATTGTTAAGCGCTTTAAATACAAGGACCCCAAGTTTATAAGCTATTCTCTGGTTGATAGGAAGCCAGTGTAGGTCACACAGAATTGGAGTAATGTGAACTCTCTTTCTTTGAAGGGACACAATCAAACAGAATAACAAAGGAAACATTTCTCTGCacatcaattaaaaatatatttcaaatttgtcaCATTCTTAACACACAGCATAGTATTGTgcaaaatatttgtatcatttttatcaaaattcttAAATGAGAATATCTCCTCCATTCAAAATTTTCAAGTGAAGAATTAGTATAACTTTCACTACTCTTGACAAGTTTAATTTTTTACATGGTTGCGCATTGAAATCTACTTTTCAAAATATGTGTGTATGTAGTTGTAGTAGTCTACATATTTTTAAGATGGGTATCAatcagaaaatattatttatgtttGGGACCAACCTTTCGCTTTGCCAACAAGAAGACGTGAAGGGTCTTGCTCAGGGACACGACTACAGTGGCAAGGCGATAGAACCCTGGACTTTCATGCATGCAGACAGTTATCTTATAGACCACTTGACCACAGCACCTCCACTTGTTATATTTAGCGGGTAGATCTAAAGATATGAGGGATAGATTTTCATTCAGAGGGTTAGCATAGATAACTGGTAAAGAAATACCAAGGGGAGATATATAATGCTTTTCACAAAGTCAAGCATAGCAATATGATCATATTGAATATGGAAAGGCAAATTGACTTTTCAATCATTCTAAACTGCATAAACTACCGGTAATATTGCTATGtatattaaaatcattttcaaccAGTATATTGCTTTTTTTATAGTCAAGGTCAAGGTCATCAGAAACGCAGCCTTACTCTAATAGTTGAAAGATTAAAATGACTTTTTTGCTTCTTTAGGTGATCCTATTGCTCATGGACAAAGTAGATGTAATATgtgtaaaagaatgaaaaattcaGTATTTGCAGTCTACAACTGCATGGAATCAACTCATctatctgaaatattttgcatgaccAAGATTCATAATACTGTATAAGCtgtattgtgaaaaaaaaacctggggcctgccttacaaagagttacgattgatccaatcaattgtaactgaTGGAAATCCATAAGTGTCATacatttttctacaggaaatttgcacaatattgtttgtaaacaaagagaagcacagtgaatttttaagaaagcaattaatgcatgaatatgcatcatagctagaaaatattttgataaaacatgcttaatacatgtacatgttgacGTTACTGGCCGTACATAATACTGAtcaatctttgtaagacggggcccctgGTCTAAAAAATTGCTTTGACTTGGGTGATTATTTGACTTAGATAAGGTTGACTGATTCAGACTTATCTGTGTTAAGCCCGGCGCACACTATACGTTCTGCTGCGATCCGagtttcaaagaaattgtagtatcatttgatatgaacattccaacTAATAAAATCTTAGCAgtcagagttcagaatagtggtaggactaCTGACGTTGAAATTCAGTCTATTTCAAGCCTCCctgtaggaataaaagcaaattcaatttcaaatcgtaatgacgtcatcatcggctgcgatTTGAAGTCAATGTGGACTTCACTCCAACCACAGAGCTTGCtgcaaagcaaaattatgatttcattattcCTATAATGCCAAACTTCATCAAATAAATTTTGCTTCTTGGAACTCTCacttttaatgcaaaatgcgatttatcaaaaaattgtgtCATAGCAGGGGCCTGttgtagaaagagttgcgtttaaacgcaagtaaaaaaatcaaacgcaagtcccaaatgcacgctgttgattggttgaaaatcaagttgcgcatgatttttagagtagcaatcgattgcaactctttctgcaacgggccctgaTCTAtctatcttacaaagagttgcgattgatctgatcaatcgcagttatggaaagccagcaaagtcaatatataaaatgcgtgtttgttaaaaaaacttCTAGATATGGATGTGTATCCGtaaagtcattgatttcttgacaatttggggtgttctcctttgtatacaaaggacattttacaaatttcctgtataaaaattatgacactgatccATAGAGTCACGATTGATCCAACGGGGCCCTGATCGCATAGTGTGCGTTTGGCTTTACATGAACAGCAGCACTGCTCTTTTTACTCTCCAGAGACAGGCACAActtaaattaaaaatttgtcATGTTTTCTTGGTGTTCTGATAATGGTAGAGGTCCTCACCCCAGAGTCTACGATATTACATACTAGTCCATCTCTTTCACATCCTGTTATTGTTTAAGGGCATTGATGAGAGTTGCTACCACGTCAAGGTCTGTACCTGTACCCTTGACAAGTGGCgtcaaaaaatttgacaagcaaaaaaaagatcaggggggggcaataaaggtcttcaagctcgtcggggggggggggaaggtaTTCAAgcttgtcggggggggggggcaaaaaggtctttcaagcttgtcaaggggaggggggcagggatacatcCTTTGCAAGGGTTGTCCCCCCCCCTTGTTGGTACGCTAGTGCCCTTGACGTCTTAGGTGGTTTAGAAGACGCATTCTAATCCTTGCTGATGACATTCTCAAACACTTGCTGACCTGTTCATAGTTTTGAATGGCATTGATGATAGTTGCTACCACATCAAGGAGGGCTAGGGTGTTTGAgtagatacatgtaattgatgGTGACCTTATCAAACACATTAACGACCTGTTCATGGCTTTCGGAAAACATGTCTGAGTGTAGTAACTGCTTCAAGACCTGAGTCATCCAGGGCTTTGGCAGCTTAGAAGAACTACTTTAATTCTTGCTGCCAACATTCTCAAATAATCTGATGCCTTATTCATGGTTTTTAATGGCACCGATGAGTCATGGTACCACGTCAAGGCTTGCACCCCTGAGAAGTTTTTTCTTACTTCAGAAGATTCTAATCCTTGCTGACGACATTGTCAAACACTTTGATGACCTGTTCATGACTTTCAAAGGCATTTATGAGTGCAGCTACTGATTCAAGATCAGAGTCCCCAAGGGCTATGGTGGTTTGAGGAACATACTCTAGTCCAGAAGATTGGATAGGTAGTGATCGTCCAGCAAGGCCATCTCTGACTGACCGAAGGTCTGACGGGTCACAGATGAACTACATggtaacaaaaacaaaacaagaaatgaacgTTGTATGAGTCAATAATCAGTGCGAAGAAAAGACCTTGTAagtcctttttttttagaagtcAAGTTTCTCATATATTGATTagataattaattaataaatgtaCTGTCAAATTATACATGACCAAAGTTTAAGTTGATCATTCAAAAGGCTCTTGAATTTCAACAAGTGATTGTCTGTGTAAGCTACGAGTTACAGTTATgcaaaaaatatgttatttgtaGGCTCTCGGCACTGGctgcaaagataaaaaaaaaaaataggaacaGAGACAAGaatgttttcataaaaaagaatTGACAAATCGATGTGGAATGGAAATCATTTGAGGTAAGAAATGTTTCAGAATGCCGCCCTGGGGCTCACCATAAACACATTTTGACCATCTTCATCCGTTCCATCTGCTACTTCTTCTGCTCCACTGTCTATGGCCGCTTCCTCTGCTTCGTCAAGACTCATCGACGGCTGGTCATCAGGTTCGCAAGGCACCCGAACAACGCCTTTCTTCTCGAACGCAAACATGGCTGTGCCTTGCTCTCCAAAGACACCCCTGCGAAAGTAATTGATTTGGGAAGTTTGCTTTGGGCAAGTTCTTTTGTAAAGGTTTGCTGATCTGTGTTATCAGGTTCATAAGGCACCAAACCTTCCACAATCCACATACACAACTTATGATAGAATATGATTAGGCTTTGGTAAGTTTGTTTATCTGCTACATCAAGAATTGTGTTGATCTTTCGTCTTTGTTCTCACAAAACACCCTTACAATGGTCTTCTTTTAAACACAATACTGGTTGTTCCCTACATGTACCCAATACTCTCTGTACAGTGTACGTACCACTGCGAAATAATGTGATTAGCATTTGGTAAATTTTGTTACATACCATTACTTGACACTTGTGTCAATGGCGGCAATGATGTCTTGTAATAAATATGGGACGCTGGATTTAGAGATCGAGATACTCACCCATTTTTGCTGGCAAGTTGAGCTAACTCTACTCTTGTTCTCTTTGCGTTGTCTGTCAAGACTGTGACAAGAAGTGATGAGTTTGCGGGTCCCCTCACCTCAAAAACCTGTTGAGAGTCTCCTTGTTTACTCTATTATCAATTAATAGaaacaagaaaataacaaaaattccACTTTATATATATCATTACATACATTACATCTGACCTCTAAACTCTTGACctccatgaaataatttttattaagcTTTATTATTCTATGTAATATCCAGATACGGTATCTCATTATCATAATGTAGTGTTGGATCTTGCTCTATCAACTTTCCGCCAGTGTAAATGAAGACAAAGCAATACAGTATTGATAAAGATTTGATTAGGTATGAACATTGTAGCTCAAATGACATGGGTTGACAATGGCTAAGCATATACTACCCTGCTTTCcacatcctactgggtacaCATTTAAACCTGGGTGGAGAGAGGCAAGGTGTACTTGATGTCTTGCTAGTGTCTCAACAGTCCATCCTCTCActgaaaggtgagagtcagaaccacatCACTTCTTTGACAGTGCACCTGGATAGCAAAGCAGatgattatcttttgtgtttgagGGGAACACAGTTCAATATGCCAATAGatgtccccctccccccccccttgaacaaaGGATAATCCTCTGCTCTGCCACCCATGATAGCGCACCATTTACAAAAACTTATATTACTAGAGGGATGTGATTAGAATTTGATATGGTATCCATGTTGTTATTTGAAGCAGATACCAGACATGCTGACTTGCCAAATGCATCCTGATTTTATCCAAAATATTCTGCTTCCCAAAACAATCATTTTGTGTAGTAAGTATTTTAGACCAGACAGTAGGCTACAGAACTTTGTACAGTAATTTTTGGCTAATGATTTTATAGGGTAGAGTGTTCCCATGGGAATTGAAAAAAGACATCATACTTACAGTGCTAGCTTTCTTGATCATGCTGTCAATGGTAGCTTTTGGCATGGACTTTGACTTGGCTAAAGCGATTAGAGCGGCTAGAGATGTGTTGGTTTCTGGATTGGGACCTCCTTCTATTCTTTGTAAGAAACacagaaaacaacaacaaatcagTTACCACTATTATGATAAGTGGATCACTTTCtaaaagaaatatgtattttcatgatatatctagaagtgcttaaaggtcaagtctaccccagaaaaaatgttgactttaattaatagagaaaaatcaaacgagcataacactgaaaaatttcatcaaaattgcacgtaaaacaagaaagttacgacaatttaaagtttcgcttatttttcagaaaaaaagttatatgcaaaCCTCCGTGACACacaaatgagacagttgatgatgtccgtcactcactatttctttcgctctaatttatatacaatatttcaattttacagatttgacaatgaggaccaatTCGACCaaaacataaaatgttataacaatgataataccacatgtttagggagaaACAAATCTTTCACAGGACAACAAGGAGAAAATTGGTATAgttcataaaaatacaaatgtaatagtgagtgatgtcatcaatcccttcatttgcataccgaccaggatgtgaatatatctgttttgtgaaattaggaaaaaaattaaatgtcataactttcttaaaaatttaaatatgccataactttattttacatccaattttgctgaatttttcagcgttatgcttgtaggatttttctctttttattcaaatcaacattttgttggggaatggagaatgaaacctttggaacaggATAGCTTGTGtttaaacagaaaaatcaaagaaacagaccaatgaaagtttgagaaagatcggacaaataatgaaagagttatgagcattttctcactaatgctatggagatcctcacattggcaatgcgacaaagatgtgtgatgtcacttgtgaacaactctccccattactttagtgtatatttcacttaaattgcctccaCTAGTGAGGAGATCAGTGGACATAACACATCCTTGTTGTACTGCccatgggaggatctccattccattaatgattgcaataataatattcaactgctcacaactttttcattatttgtctgatttttctcaaactttctttgttcttattctttgatatttctattTCGAAAGAAGCCTAactgttccaaaggtttcattcccctttaaaggggaagttcatcctgacaaaaagtttattgtaaaaaaagcagaaaaaatattgccgagGGTTTGGGTTtgggaaaaattcatcaaataattaaaaagttattagaatttcaattatttgatttgtgacgtcatatgcgagcagcattcctacatagcgaatggtaaaaaatcaatgaaatgtcattttctcagaaaattaaaaatggttttcactgtaacttttgtatatcaatagacaaatcatttcacacccgatcatgaaaagaaaacaaaattaagtcatcaggaaccatacaaaatttgaaattcatacattttatattacataacacatggggcagctgctcgtttatgacgtcacaaatcccaaattttgaactctaataactttcttactctttaacagattttcctcaaaccttcaccaatattttttactattttttctgctatttttaaaacaaagttttcttcagagtgaacttcccctttaaattgatCCAAGGCCATTGAAGTTGATGCCCTCTCTATAGTTTTTAAGATTTGTTGTGAGCaatccttttcattttccataTCTGTGCTTTGATAGTATAACATGCGCGATGAAAAAGTGTCCTTGCTGGCTTGCTCCACACACATCAAAACTTTAAGGCCTGGGCCTTGTAACATAAGTTTGTAATGTGCAGTATTCCAAATATGAAAGATCCGTCCTGATTGGTCCCTGACTTGGGTTTTGAGCAAATCATGCATGCAACAATTATTTCGATTGGTCATTGCTATACATTGATTGCACGGCCCAGATCCAGCCTTTAACAATTCATTCTTTGTGTGTCTTTGCATCAGTTTTGATGTATTCAATTTTATGAGAATTTCATTTCCCAATTTCACCAACACACATCCTCTCCCATATAGCCATATCTACCTTTCACCACTGTGGCAGATTTCTATTTAATCCATCACGCAGTCGGCCACACActccagggaataattttcttgGCATcacatcgcaatttgctccacatttttgacaaactgctatgcataaagttattttgtatagcatatttttacatagtaTTGTACAATACTTAGTTGAGAACTTTTCTGTTATGaccaaaatgctattcaaatttgtaaagcaaaattattgcctgcactcatgcatgaatcatTTTTTGTGCATGTGTACAAAATGATGCAGTGTGTGACCTTCCATCAGTTGAATATTCACCCATAATGGGTCAATTGATGCAAATTTTTGATCAGATTAGGCAAAAAGTGTCAAATACCTcttctaaaaaaaacaacagattTCTGGTGTTCCAATGATTCAACTTCGGCACTGATTCATACTTCTACCTCCCCTACCATTTACCaccatctcccccccccccctaaaaaatctAAATCCTAAGTAAAGTATCTTACAAACCTTTAACTGCAACCTTGAGCTGGATACCTATCCTGGTAAAAAGTCTGCTCTTCTCCAAATCCTTTGGACCCTTGATGtgtttgacctttgaccatttATTATGACCAGCAAAGAGGGCGCCACCACATGTTTGAAGTCCTCTCGTTGACAGTGCCCTGGGGATGCACTGCCAACCACTACCTTCCCTTCTCATTGAGTGACTGAATGCACGCGATAGATGGTTGCAGAATGGACTCCGTCGAGGCTGGTTTGACGACAAACTCAGGCCTTCTCGAGACCGACACGATGATAAGCTTCTCCTCAATAATATCTCCCGTGTAGATGAACATACAAATGATGGCgacaacaatgatgatgattgcacTTGTTTATTAGATGTCCCTGTGGTACAGGGTACATGTAGTTGTCTTTGACACTCATGATAATGCCATGATAATGCAGATACAGTTCTCAAAGAGTCTGTACTTATGTTACAAGTAGCTGTTAAAACAGGTACGATGCCTCCTCGCCTTCTACACCTTAGCAGCTGTTGAATGAGGGATCCCATCTTTTGGATGGCTAGTTACGAATCTGTTCAAATTAGAAAGAAATTGTTAGAATAAAATGGTGTGGAATAAACCAATTGTAGCAAACCATTACTAtgcaagaagaagaaaaggaggaaaagaaaatgataaaagtgtttttgttcaaatgaaaaGTCAGTGGTATACAGAGTCAGTGGCGTGa includes these proteins:
- the LOC121426761 gene encoding translational activator of cytochrome c oxidase 1-like isoform X2 yields the protein MGSLIQQLLRCRRRGGIVPVLTATCNISTDSLRTVSALSWHYHECQRQLHVPCTTGTSNKQVQSSSLLSPSFVCSSTREILLRRSLSSCRSREGLSLSSNQPRRSPFCNHLSRSGWQCIPRALSTRGLQTCGGALFAGHNKWSKVKHIKGPKDLEKSRLFTRIGIQLKVAVKEGGPNPETNTSLAALIALAKSKSMPKATIDSMIKKASTSKQGDSQQVFEVRGPANSSLLVTVLTDNAKRTRVELAQLASKNGGVFGEQGTAMFAFEKKGVVRVPCEPDDQPSMSLDEAEEAAIDSGAEEVADGTDEDGQNVFMFICDPSDLRSVRDGLAGRSLPIQSSGLEYVPQTTIALGDSDLESVAALINAFESHEQVIKVFDNVVSKD
- the LOC121426761 gene encoding translational activator of cytochrome c oxidase 1-like isoform X1, with product MGSLIQQLLRCRRRGGIVPVLTATCNISTDSLRTVSALSWHYHECQRQLHVPCTTGTSNKQVQSSSLLSPSFVCSSTREILLRRSLSSCRSREGLSLSSNQPRRSPFCNHLSRAFSHSMRREGSGWQCIPRALSTRGLQTCGGALFAGHNKWSKVKHIKGPKDLEKSRLFTRIGIQLKVAVKEGGPNPETNTSLAALIALAKSKSMPKATIDSMIKKASTSKQGDSQQVFEVRGPANSSLLVTVLTDNAKRTRVELAQLASKNGGVFGEQGTAMFAFEKKGVVRVPCEPDDQPSMSLDEAEEAAIDSGAEEVADGTDEDGQNVFMFICDPSDLRSVRDGLAGRSLPIQSSGLEYVPQTTIALGDSDLESVAALINAFESHEQVIKVFDNVVSKD